One Paraburkholderia aromaticivorans DNA segment encodes these proteins:
- a CDS encoding M20 aminoacylase family protein, which yields MTQTPHFCTLNETSDLDDELRDIRHRLHQHPELAYHEFQTADLIAEALQRWGYEVTRGLGGTGMVASLKSGTGSRAVAVRADMDALPITEATGLPYSSVHPGKMHACGHDGHTAMVLGAARHLARTRRFDGTVHLVFQPAEEIGTDSGAQRMIADGLFERFPCEAIFGLHNHPGAPTGTFMFRSGPFMAACDTVDITIHGRGGHAARPHLTTDPLVIGAGLVTALQTIVSRNVDPMQSAVVTIGAFNAGHAPNVIPETARLQLSVRSFDPGVRKLLETRIRALANAHAQAHGASVDIDYVPGYPVLVNSAQETEFALQVARELVGDERVVDGFGPIAGSEDFAFYLLEKPGCFLRVGNGMDTPMLHNAKYDFNDDNLTVGAAFWTRLVERFLASNI from the coding sequence ATGACCCAAACCCCGCATTTTTGTACGCTCAACGAAACCAGCGATCTGGACGACGAACTGCGCGACATTCGTCACCGGTTGCACCAGCACCCCGAGCTGGCCTATCACGAGTTTCAGACAGCGGACCTGATTGCCGAGGCGCTGCAACGTTGGGGCTACGAAGTAACACGTGGCCTGGGCGGAACCGGCATGGTCGCATCGCTTAAGTCGGGAACGGGCTCGCGGGCCGTTGCCGTACGCGCCGACATGGATGCGCTACCCATCACCGAGGCCACCGGCCTGCCCTATTCCAGCGTTCACCCCGGCAAGATGCACGCCTGTGGCCACGACGGTCACACGGCGATGGTCCTTGGCGCGGCGCGGCATCTGGCGCGCACGCGCCGCTTCGACGGAACGGTCCATCTCGTCTTCCAGCCGGCCGAGGAAATCGGCACGGATAGCGGCGCGCAACGCATGATTGCCGACGGTCTGTTCGAGCGCTTCCCTTGCGAGGCGATCTTCGGCCTGCACAACCATCCGGGCGCGCCGACGGGCACGTTCATGTTCCGCAGCGGCCCCTTCATGGCCGCATGCGATACCGTCGACATCACGATTCACGGCCGCGGCGGTCACGCTGCGCGCCCCCATCTCACCACGGATCCGCTCGTGATCGGCGCAGGACTCGTGACGGCGCTGCAGACCATCGTGTCGCGCAACGTCGATCCGATGCAGTCCGCCGTGGTCACGATCGGCGCGTTCAATGCGGGACACGCGCCTAACGTGATCCCCGAAACGGCGCGCCTTCAACTGAGCGTGCGCTCGTTCGATCCCGGCGTGCGCAAGCTGCTCGAAACACGCATCCGCGCGCTCGCCAACGCGCACGCGCAGGCGCACGGCGCCAGCGTCGATATCGACTATGTGCCCGGCTATCCGGTGCTCGTCAACAGCGCTCAAGAAACTGAATTCGCGTTGCAGGTCGCACGCGAACTAGTGGGCGACGAACGCGTGGTCGATGGCTTCGGTCCGATCGCCGGCAGCGAGGACTTCGCCTTTTACCTGCTGGAGAAGCCGGGCTGCTTCCTGCGCGTCGGCAACGGCATGGACACGCCCATGCTGCACAACGCGAAGTACGACTTCAACGACGACAATCTGACCGTCGGCGCCGCGTTCTGGACGCGGCTGGTCGAGCGGTTTCTGGCGTCGAACATCTGA
- a CDS encoding anti-sigma regulatory factor, whose amino-acid sequence MDIRSPDQVNLARKTVQDWATRLAFGTLDRTKFVTAASELARNTLVHGQGGTLTISEVERDGRVGIKLVFEDNGPGIPDIERALQDGFSTARSMGLGLGGARRLVNEFDISSTVGGGTRVSIIQWKRR is encoded by the coding sequence CTGGACATTCGCTCGCCCGATCAGGTCAACCTGGCCCGCAAGACGGTTCAGGATTGGGCTACGCGGCTGGCCTTCGGTACGCTCGATCGAACCAAATTCGTTACCGCGGCGAGCGAACTCGCACGTAATACGCTCGTGCATGGCCAAGGGGGGACGCTTACTATATCTGAGGTCGAGCGCGATGGGCGGGTTGGAATCAAACTCGTTTTCGAGGACAACGGGCCAGGTATCCCGGATATCGAACGGGCGCTTCAGGACGGCTTCAGTACAGCCAGGAGCATGGGGTTGGGGTTGGGCGGCGCACGCCGGCTTGTCAACGAGTTCGACATTTCGTCGACAGTGGGTGGCGGTACGAGAGTGAGCATTATTCAATGGAAACGACGCTAA
- a CDS encoding LysR substrate-binding domain-containing protein — protein MNQRQIEAFRLVMLRGSMTAAAEELGTSQPSISRLIAELEASTGLTLFTRNGGRIQATDAGSAFYREVDRSFVGLEKLAHSAREIRQFGSGRLRLVAAPVLALSFVPMVIERFLAVYPRIAISLEMRSEGTIQRWASSAYCDIGFATTTPDAFGVTSAELYRLPGVCALPAGHPLAARKRIHARDLRGEKLILPSYADDTRSSLDRVLRQAEVNQVPTIETPYGATICAMVSRGLGIGIVNPLATLDANTMKIKFRPFSPDIVFRGFTVCPQLQYTNPIVDSFLKIANETMTLEAKHSKADLGSAVG, from the coding sequence ATGAACCAACGGCAAATCGAAGCGTTCAGGCTGGTCATGTTGCGCGGCTCGATGACCGCCGCCGCCGAGGAACTCGGCACGTCGCAGCCGAGCATCAGCCGGTTGATTGCGGAACTGGAGGCCTCGACGGGCCTGACGCTGTTCACGCGCAACGGCGGGCGTATTCAGGCCACGGACGCGGGCAGCGCGTTCTATCGCGAAGTGGACCGGAGTTTCGTGGGCCTCGAAAAACTCGCGCATTCCGCGCGTGAGATCCGCCAGTTCGGCAGTGGCCGGTTGCGGCTCGTCGCGGCGCCGGTGCTGGCGTTGTCTTTCGTGCCGATGGTGATCGAGCGTTTTCTGGCCGTCTATCCGCGCATCGCGATATCGCTGGAAATGCGCAGCGAAGGCACGATCCAGCGCTGGGCTTCGTCGGCCTATTGCGATATCGGATTCGCCACGACGACGCCCGATGCGTTCGGTGTGACGAGCGCCGAGTTATACCGGCTGCCCGGTGTATGCGCGCTGCCGGCCGGGCACCCGCTGGCGGCGCGAAAGCGTATCCACGCACGGGACCTGCGCGGTGAAAAGCTGATCCTGCCGTCGTATGCGGACGACACGCGCTCGTCGCTGGATCGCGTGTTGCGTCAGGCGGAAGTCAATCAGGTGCCGACAATCGAAACACCATACGGCGCGACGATTTGCGCGATGGTGTCGCGCGGTTTGGGAATCGGCATCGTGAATCCGCTTGCGACTCTGGATGCCAATACCATGAAGATCAAGTTCCGGCCGTTTTCACCGGATATTGTGTTCCGTGGATTCACGGTGTGTCCCCAGCTTCAATATACCAATCCGATCGTCGATAGCTTTCTGAAGATCGCCAACGAGACGATGACGCTTGAAGCAAAACACTCGAAAGCCGATCTGGGGTCCGCCGTCGGATAG
- a CDS encoding ester cyclase — MGESNLSGIYRRYIACLNKQDWSQLGDFVGGDVRYNGERIGLSGYREMLERDFREIPDLRFEIRLLICEPPHIASRLHFDCTPIGTFLGLPVQGKRVKFAENVFYEFGGDKIQQVWSVIDKSAIESQL; from the coding sequence ATGGGCGAAAGTAACCTTTCCGGAATCTACCGGCGCTATATTGCCTGCCTGAACAAGCAGGACTGGTCACAGCTCGGGGACTTTGTTGGCGGCGATGTGCGATACAACGGCGAACGGATCGGTTTGTCAGGCTATCGCGAGATGCTTGAGAGAGATTTTCGTGAAATCCCGGACCTACGCTTCGAGATTCGACTTCTCATTTGCGAACCGCCGCATATTGCCAGCCGACTGCATTTCGACTGCACGCCGATCGGTACGTTTCTTGGCCTTCCCGTGCAAGGGAAACGAGTCAAGTTCGCAGAGAACGTCTTCTATGAATTTGGCGGCGACAAGATTCAGCAAGTCTGGTCGGTTATCGATAAATCCGCGATTGAGAGCCAGTTGTAG
- a CDS encoding AraC family transcriptional regulator — protein sequence MQAHVDATCAYTKRFDAVLAYIETNIEGDLSVEALSRVANFSRFHFHRQFAAYVGVPVARFVQLMRLRKAAQRLASREFCSVLDAALDAGFDSPEAFSRAFKRAFGVTPSSFRQHPNWQIWSATFVVPYLSRKLTMQVRIVDFLETRVAALEHCGSIGLVNESVRKFVDWRKQSGQSPIASSRTFGIPRNNPDTTPADAFRFDICGEIDEPVAANAYNIHELVIPGGRCAVVRHIGSTDHIGETIYPIYRDWLPGSGEELRDHPLFFHYLSVSPETPQDQWQTDIYIPLV from the coding sequence ATGCAAGCTCACGTTGACGCCACTTGCGCATACACGAAGCGCTTCGATGCCGTGCTCGCGTACATCGAAACGAACATCGAGGGCGACCTGTCTGTGGAAGCGCTAAGCCGCGTCGCGAACTTCTCCAGGTTCCATTTTCATCGACAGTTTGCCGCATATGTGGGAGTGCCGGTCGCACGCTTCGTGCAGCTGATGCGCTTGCGCAAGGCCGCCCAGCGCCTGGCTTCACGCGAATTCTGTTCGGTGCTCGACGCCGCGCTCGACGCGGGCTTTGACAGCCCCGAAGCCTTCAGCCGGGCTTTCAAGCGTGCGTTTGGCGTGACGCCGAGCTCGTTTCGCCAGCATCCGAATTGGCAGATCTGGAGCGCGACTTTTGTCGTCCCCTATCTTTCGAGGAAACTCACCATGCAAGTACGGATTGTCGATTTTTTGGAAACTCGCGTCGCCGCGCTTGAACACTGCGGATCGATCGGGCTCGTCAACGAAAGCGTGCGCAAGTTCGTCGACTGGCGTAAGCAAAGTGGGCAGTCTCCCATTGCGTCGAGCAGAACGTTTGGTATCCCGCGCAATAACCCTGACACGACGCCGGCAGATGCGTTTCGCTTCGACATCTGCGGAGAAATCGACGAGCCAGTGGCCGCGAACGCCTACAATATCCACGAACTCGTCATTCCGGGCGGTCGATGCGCGGTGGTTCGACATATTGGATCGACCGACCACATCGGCGAAACAATCTATCCGATCTATCGTGACTGGCTTCCCGGAAGCGGAGAGGAACTGCGGGACCATCCACTGTTCTTTCACTACCTGAGCGTCTCTCCGGAAACGCCGCAGGACCAGTGGCAGACCGATATCTACATTCCCCTCGTGTAA
- a CDS encoding VF_A0006 family four-cysteine protein, with protein sequence MRNIAYLLISIVLALPFSALALGNDNPEYDQCILLSLRNSESRIAAGAIKDSCDALYRNSALLLPREKSYYACVLQNVQGVRDAFAVHEIQRACRRQNQM encoded by the coding sequence ATGCGTAATATCGCCTATCTGCTTATCTCGATCGTGCTTGCCTTGCCGTTCTCGGCACTGGCGCTCGGCAACGACAATCCAGAGTACGATCAATGCATTCTACTTTCGCTCAGAAACAGCGAGAGCCGCATAGCGGCGGGCGCAATCAAAGACTCGTGCGACGCGCTCTACAGAAACAGCGCGCTGCTATTACCTCGCGAAAAATCGTATTACGCGTGTGTCCTGCAGAATGTACAGGGCGTGAGGGACGCGTTTGCGGTTCACGAAATCCAGCGAGCATGCCGACGCCAGAATCAGATGTGA
- a CDS encoding substrate-binding protein, with amino-acid sequence MTQSAIKIGVVAEQTGALSFMGIADANVAKMVIDDINASGGLLGRQLALCLEDGATTDSVATAKATRLIERDRVDVLLGGIYSSTRQAIKGPVKKNGKLYIYPEQYEGQEADPLVFCTGPVPAQQLEPLIPWLMQTTGAKTFYLPSADYIWPHVMNRKVRELVTANGGQIVGEEYYPLDHTDYRETVRKIVASGADVVFHTIVPPGLTPFFEELYRSGFQKRGGKLVCTYFDENFLNLVPAGQVEGLYGCLDYYQALDDPFSCDLLARYNELFPGSAQFTAGSACTGLYRGMKLWEAAVREADTIDQDKVIAALDHAKIAQGPGGPAEMVPGQHHVRMNMYIAQAAGGRFEVVKKLGAIEPKEQNMAGL; translated from the coding sequence ATGACCCAATCCGCCATAAAGATCGGAGTCGTCGCCGAGCAGACCGGCGCACTCTCGTTCATGGGCATCGCCGATGCCAACGTGGCAAAAATGGTGATCGACGACATCAATGCGAGCGGGGGTCTGCTCGGGCGGCAACTCGCGCTCTGTCTTGAGGACGGCGCGACTACGGATAGCGTGGCAACGGCGAAGGCCACCAGGCTGATCGAGCGCGATCGGGTCGACGTGCTGCTCGGCGGAATCTACAGCTCCACGCGACAGGCGATCAAGGGCCCCGTCAAGAAGAACGGCAAGCTATACATCTACCCCGAGCAGTACGAAGGTCAGGAGGCGGACCCGCTAGTCTTCTGCACCGGCCCGGTACCGGCACAGCAGCTCGAACCGCTCATTCCCTGGCTCATGCAGACGACGGGGGCGAAGACGTTCTATCTGCCTTCGGCCGACTACATCTGGCCACATGTGATGAACAGGAAGGTGCGTGAGCTCGTTACCGCAAACGGCGGCCAGATCGTCGGGGAGGAATACTATCCGCTCGATCACACAGACTATCGCGAGACAGTGAGAAAGATCGTGGCCAGCGGTGCCGACGTAGTTTTCCATACCATCGTCCCGCCAGGGCTCACGCCGTTCTTCGAGGAGCTCTACCGCTCCGGCTTCCAGAAGCGAGGCGGTAAGCTCGTCTGCACCTACTTCGACGAGAACTTTCTCAATCTGGTGCCGGCCGGGCAAGTCGAAGGTCTCTACGGCTGCCTCGACTATTACCAGGCACTCGACGATCCATTCAGCTGCGATCTGCTCGCGCGCTACAACGAACTCTTTCCCGGCAGCGCGCAGTTCACCGCCGGCAGTGCCTGCACCGGTCTCTATCGCGGCATGAAGCTCTGGGAGGCGGCGGTGCGCGAGGCGGACACCATCGATCAGGATAAAGTGATCGCGGCGCTCGACCACGCGAAGATCGCGCAAGGACCCGGCGGCCCGGCGGAGATGGTGCCTGGGCAGCATCACGTCCGCATGAACATGTACATCGCCCAAGCGGCGGGCGGCCGGTTCGAGGTCGTCAAGAAGCTGGGCGCCATCGAACCGAAAGAACAGAACATGGCGGGTCTTTGA
- a CDS encoding LysR family transcriptional regulator, whose protein sequence is MSTEADLPQKDALNPRSLRYLHEIAVHGGVRAAADALGINASVISRQVTQLERAHGVALLERQGRRVALTEIGLSLVEHFRENRRRDAEMLMQLEDYRGLRRGRIGIGCGEGFVGNLLAIVLERFSAQFPDIVVDLHTGATSEIIAMVRNDEVDLGLCAGGARDPAIRSRTFRAAPFCAFVSPRHPLAELQRVRFEQLADARLIFMPPRFGVQQYVDSIIRAERLSLTPAYRCDMFAAAQAIAAAGLGVAFMSTDAARQYIDAGKLVALEIDHPIAREFSNQVVRRVGRRLSPAAAFLWKQLVEAMQRGWAAGAAGKGR, encoded by the coding sequence ATGTCAACCGAAGCCGATCTCCCTCAGAAAGATGCCCTTAATCCGCGCAGCCTCCGCTATCTGCATGAAATCGCCGTGCATGGTGGCGTGCGGGCGGCGGCGGATGCGCTCGGCATCAATGCGTCGGTAATCAGCCGGCAGGTGACGCAGCTGGAGCGCGCACACGGTGTGGCGCTGCTCGAGCGGCAGGGCCGGCGCGTGGCGCTCACGGAGATCGGCCTGAGCCTTGTCGAGCACTTTCGCGAGAACCGGCGCCGCGACGCCGAGATGCTTATGCAACTGGAGGACTACCGGGGGCTGCGGCGCGGACGGATCGGTATCGGGTGCGGCGAGGGGTTCGTCGGCAATTTGCTGGCCATCGTGCTCGAGCGTTTCAGCGCGCAGTTTCCGGATATCGTCGTCGATCTGCATACAGGCGCGACGTCCGAAATCATCGCGATGGTGCGCAACGATGAGGTCGATCTCGGCCTATGCGCAGGCGGCGCGCGGGACCCGGCGATACGCTCGCGCACGTTTCGCGCCGCGCCGTTCTGCGCGTTCGTGAGCCCCCGTCATCCGTTGGCGGAACTTCAGCGTGTCCGTTTCGAGCAGCTGGCCGACGCCCGCCTGATTTTCATGCCGCCGCGTTTCGGCGTGCAACAGTACGTCGATTCGATTATTCGCGCGGAGCGGCTCAGTCTGACGCCAGCTTACCGGTGCGATATGTTCGCCGCGGCGCAGGCGATCGCGGCGGCGGGTCTCGGCGTCGCGTTCATGTCGACCGATGCCGCGCGGCAATATATCGACGCGGGCAAACTCGTTGCGCTAGAAATCGATCATCCGATCGCACGCGAGTTCAGCAATCAGGTGGTACGCCGGGTTGGTCGGCGCCTGTCGCCTGCTGCCGCGTTCTTGTGGAAGCAGCTGGTGGAGGCGATGCAAAGAGGCTGGGCGGCCGGTGCGGCCGGGAAAGGTCGATGA
- a CDS encoding MBL fold metallo-hydrolase — MAALSLSSDTTIHEISERIYRISTPVQIPGGGGFSFNQYLIDDDDPLLFHTGLRRLFPVVREAVERIIPIDRLRYVGFSHFEADECGALNEFLAAAPHAEPICGQIAAMVSVSDYADRPPRALADDETIPLGQHSVRWLDTPHLPHAWECGFLMETASATLLCGDLFTQGGSHNPPLTEGDILEPSEAFRHEMDYFSHTRNARAMLERLAALQPTTLACMHGSAWRGDGAALLRALADSVERA; from the coding sequence ATGGCAGCCCTATCCCTTTCAAGCGATACCACAATCCACGAGATTTCGGAGCGCATCTATCGCATCTCCACGCCCGTCCAGATTCCCGGTGGCGGCGGATTCTCGTTCAACCAGTACCTGATCGACGACGACGATCCGCTGTTATTTCATACTGGTCTGCGCAGGCTGTTTCCGGTCGTCCGGGAAGCAGTGGAGCGAATCATACCAATCGATCGTTTGCGTTATGTCGGATTCTCACATTTCGAAGCCGACGAATGCGGCGCACTCAATGAATTTCTCGCTGCAGCGCCGCATGCGGAGCCCATTTGCGGCCAGATAGCGGCCATGGTTTCGGTGAGTGATTATGCTGACCGGCCGCCGCGAGCGCTGGCTGACGACGAGACAATCCCGTTAGGGCAGCATAGCGTGCGCTGGCTTGATACGCCGCATTTGCCGCACGCGTGGGAATGCGGGTTTCTCATGGAGACAGCGTCGGCAACCTTACTCTGTGGCGACTTGTTTACCCAGGGCGGCTCACATAACCCGCCGCTTACCGAGGGCGATATCCTCGAGCCGAGCGAGGCATTCCGTCACGAGATGGACTACTTCTCACATACGAGGAACGCCCGCGCAATGCTGGAGCGCCTTGCTGCATTGCAGCCGACCACGCTGGCCTGCATGCACGGCAGCGCCTGGCGCGGCGATGGGGCAGCCTTGTTGCGCGCGCTCGCAGACAGTGTCGAACGCGCCTAG
- a CDS encoding MFS transporter translates to MSTQPLASPGTIAISQTRIVVAAVIGNLLEFFDFTVYSFFALTIAKLFFPSQDPVVSTLLALSAFAIGFVARPVGGFVLGHYADKHGRRAALTLTIFLMAVGSAAIGLAPTYQTIGIAAPALIVIARLVQGFAQGGEFGAATATLLETGSARGRGFRASWQLASQGAAALLGSGMAALLTYQLTAAELLDWGWRVPFLAGTLIMPVGVYLRRHIVDDEPIRTEQSRFEPALVRKWFLTVFAIMGMTVATYVLMYYIPTYSIQYLKMPAKLSMLVSIGAACVSLTMCPVWGALSDRMGRRKPLTVFGRVALIALLYPAFWLMNQFPTLPVVISLIVLLMFFYTMGSAPAYALMPENFPKHVRAGYLASAYAVAVSVFGGTAQLVVAWLIKVTGNTMAPAWYMIACVVISLGAVMMLEETGGRDLA, encoded by the coding sequence ATGTCAACCCAGCCTCTTGCATCGCCCGGCACGATTGCGATTTCGCAGACCCGCATTGTCGTGGCGGCCGTCATCGGCAATCTGCTCGAATTCTTCGATTTCACGGTCTATAGCTTTTTCGCGCTGACCATCGCCAAGCTTTTCTTTCCGTCGCAAGATCCCGTCGTGTCGACGCTGCTGGCGTTGTCCGCGTTCGCGATCGGCTTCGTGGCGCGGCCCGTCGGCGGCTTCGTGCTCGGCCATTACGCGGACAAGCACGGACGCCGGGCCGCGCTCACGCTGACCATCTTCCTGATGGCCGTCGGCTCCGCGGCGATCGGGCTCGCGCCGACCTACCAGACGATCGGCATCGCCGCGCCCGCGTTAATCGTGATAGCACGCCTCGTGCAAGGTTTTGCGCAAGGCGGCGAGTTCGGCGCGGCCACTGCGACGCTGCTGGAAACGGGCTCCGCCAGGGGGCGCGGCTTTCGCGCCAGCTGGCAACTGGCGAGCCAGGGCGCGGCCGCGCTGCTCGGCTCGGGCATGGCTGCGTTGCTCACCTATCAATTGACCGCGGCCGAACTTCTCGATTGGGGATGGCGTGTTCCGTTTCTGGCCGGCACGTTGATCATGCCCGTGGGCGTGTATCTGCGCCGGCATATCGTGGACGATGAGCCCATCAGAACGGAGCAGTCGCGCTTCGAACCGGCCCTCGTGCGCAAATGGTTCTTGACCGTCTTCGCGATCATGGGCATGACGGTCGCGACCTACGTCCTGATGTACTACATCCCAACCTACTCGATTCAGTATCTGAAAATGCCGGCCAAGCTGTCGATGCTGGTCTCGATTGGCGCCGCATGCGTGTCCCTGACCATGTGCCCGGTCTGGGGCGCGCTGTCGGACCGCATGGGCCGCAGAAAACCGTTGACCGTATTCGGACGCGTGGCGCTCATCGCGCTGCTGTATCCCGCATTCTGGCTGATGAACCAGTTTCCGACGTTGCCTGTCGTCATCAGCCTGATCGTTCTCTTGATGTTCTTCTACACGATGGGTTCGGCGCCGGCCTATGCGCTCATGCCTGAGAACTTCCCGAAACATGTGCGCGCAGGGTATCTGGCAAGCGCGTATGCCGTAGCGGTGTCGGTGTTCGGCGGCACGGCACAACTCGTGGTTGCGTGGCTCATCAAGGTAACGGGCAATACGATGGCGCCGGCATGGTACATGATCGCATGCGTCGTCATTTCTCTTGGTGCCGTGATGATGCTCGAAGAGACCGGGGGACGCGATCTGGCCTGA